The following proteins are co-located in the Verrucomicrobiia bacterium genome:
- a CDS encoding FtsX-like permease family protein: protein MPASDSTQAGPPSKAARSPWFDPFVWRMAWRDSRTSRGRLLFFALAMLVGVAAIAGVTAFGENLREAINQQSRSLLGADLVITGRRPFTEGQIKFFKSFNGEMSMGANLSAMISFPKSNDGRLIQLRAVEDNFPFYGIFTTEPASAKETFRRGGVLVEASLLAQYNAKVGDPVKLGRWEGVIAGELEQVPGETLAFGAFAPRVYISGEDLMKTGLLRPESLVRFRASFKFPESFDVEQLMEQVEPELIAMRLGADTVKERREELGQSMTNLYNFLNLAGFIALLLGGIAVGSALQLHIKHKLATVATLRCLGVDAKRTMAIYLIQALVIGVICAFGGALAGVAVQKALPGIVKEFLPFDVSFTFSWIALLRAAFFGMLFCGLFALLPLLPVRLVPPLAAIRKNWEETPARFDSAQWITAALLGAGVITFSVVQSHDWRVGLGMAGGLVVAIGLLALVAQGLRKLARKAGQTQLPFVWRQGIASLHRPNNRTLVLLLSLGLGAFLLLTLRLTEYSLLHGLLPETDTQRPNTILFDIQADQRAGVQEILEQQGLKAMQQVPVVTMRLMNIKGTPVEKILKDDKSPIPTWTLRREYRSSYRDTMGFSEELTKGEWPPAKFDADKFVPISIEEGIAKDLQVDMGDELIFDVQGLPVTTKIVALRKVNWRRIEPNFFIVFPPGVLEEAPGFFITATHVATPEASAQMQRTVLQKYPNVSVIDLTLVLHTLDDIFTKVSSVIRFMALFTVATGLIVLTGTLLAARFQRVQESVLLRTLGASRQQVQQIQFVEYLCLGVLAALTACVLALAANAALAWWVFKMTWVIDWFAVAVALVTLPALTIFVGWLTNRGVANHPPLEILRAEA, encoded by the coding sequence ATGCCCGCATCTGATTCCACGCAAGCCGGACCACCCAGCAAAGCCGCACGCTCGCCATGGTTCGACCCCTTTGTCTGGCGCATGGCGTGGCGGGACAGCCGCACCAGCCGCGGGCGACTGCTATTCTTTGCTTTGGCGATGCTGGTCGGTGTGGCGGCCATCGCTGGCGTCACTGCTTTCGGTGAAAACTTGCGCGAAGCCATCAACCAGCAATCGCGTTCTCTGCTGGGGGCGGATCTGGTCATCACCGGTCGCCGTCCATTTACCGAAGGGCAGATAAAGTTTTTCAAATCATTCAACGGAGAAATGAGCATGGGGGCCAATCTCTCGGCGATGATCTCTTTTCCGAAGAGCAATGACGGGCGGCTCATCCAGTTGCGGGCGGTTGAGGATAATTTTCCATTCTACGGGATTTTCACCACAGAACCGGCCTCAGCCAAAGAAACTTTTCGGCGCGGCGGCGTGTTGGTGGAAGCCAGTTTGCTCGCCCAATACAACGCCAAGGTAGGTGACCCCGTTAAGCTGGGACGCTGGGAAGGCGTGATCGCAGGCGAGCTGGAGCAAGTGCCCGGGGAAACTCTGGCCTTCGGAGCTTTTGCTCCGCGCGTTTATATCTCTGGTGAGGATTTGATGAAGACCGGCCTGTTGCGACCGGAAAGTTTGGTGCGCTTCCGAGCCAGCTTCAAGTTTCCCGAATCTTTCGATGTCGAACAATTGATGGAGCAGGTGGAGCCGGAACTGATCGCCATGCGGCTCGGTGCAGATACAGTGAAGGAACGGCGCGAGGAACTGGGCCAGTCCATGACCAACCTCTACAACTTCCTCAACCTGGCGGGATTCATCGCCCTTCTGCTCGGTGGGATCGCCGTAGGTTCCGCGCTGCAACTGCACATCAAACATAAGCTGGCGACTGTCGCCACCTTGCGCTGTCTGGGTGTGGATGCAAAACGGACCATGGCGATTTACCTCATCCAAGCCCTGGTCATCGGGGTGATCTGCGCTTTTGGCGGAGCATTGGCAGGCGTAGCCGTGCAGAAGGCATTGCCAGGCATAGTCAAAGAGTTTTTGCCTTTCGATGTCTCTTTCACCTTCTCCTGGATTGCACTGCTGCGCGCCGCGTTTTTTGGCATGCTCTTCTGCGGACTGTTCGCATTGCTGCCATTGCTGCCCGTGCGGCTGGTGCCCCCGCTCGCAGCGATACGGAAAAACTGGGAGGAAACACCCGCACGCTTTGATTCCGCACAATGGATCACCGCTGCTTTGCTGGGCGCTGGCGTTATCACATTCAGCGTGGTGCAGAGCCATGACTGGCGGGTGGGACTCGGCATGGCAGGCGGCTTGGTGGTTGCCATCGGGTTGCTGGCATTAGTCGCGCAAGGTTTGCGCAAGCTCGCGCGCAAGGCGGGGCAGACACAGCTTCCTTTTGTCTGGCGGCAAGGTATCGCGAGCTTGCACCGGCCGAACAACCGCACGCTCGTGCTGTTGCTCTCTTTGGGCTTGGGCGCATTTCTTCTCCTAACCTTGCGGCTTACCGAGTATTCGCTGCTTCATGGCCTTCTGCCTGAGACAGACACGCAACGTCCCAATACCATTCTCTTCGATATCCAAGCGGATCAACGCGCCGGAGTGCAGGAGATATTGGAGCAACAGGGATTGAAGGCGATGCAGCAAGTGCCGGTGGTCACGATGCGCTTGATGAATATCAAAGGCACGCCAGTCGAAAAAATCCTGAAGGATGATAAATCTCCCATCCCGACATGGACGCTTCGCCGCGAGTATCGCTCCAGCTACCGTGATACGATGGGTTTCAGCGAAGAACTCACCAAAGGCGAGTGGCCTCCCGCGAAGTTCGATGCCGATAAGTTCGTGCCCATCTCCATAGAAGAAGGTATCGCCAAGGATCTGCAGGTGGATATGGGCGATGAACTCATCTTCGACGTGCAAGGTCTGCCTGTTACTACGAAGATCGTTGCCCTGCGCAAAGTGAACTGGCGACGCATCGAACCAAATTTCTTCATCGTGTTTCCTCCGGGCGTCTTGGAGGAAGCTCCGGGCTTTTTTATCACGGCCACGCATGTCGCCACTCCTGAAGCCTCAGCCCAGATGCAACGGACCGTGCTGCAAAAATATCCGAATGTGTCGGTTATCGATCTCACACTGGTCCTGCACACGCTCGATGACATCTTCACCAAGGTTTCCTCCGTGATCCGTTTCATGGCGCTCTTCACCGTCGCTACGGGCCTTATCGTGCTTACAGGCACCTTGCTCGCCGCACGGTTCCAGCGCGTTCAGGAAAGCGTGCTGCTGCGTACCTTGGGCGCTTCACGCCAGCAGGTGCAGCAGATACAATTCGTGGAGTATCTCTGCCTCGGCGTGCTGGCGGCATTGACCGCGTGTGTGCTGGCACTGGCAGCGAACGCCGCGCTGGCATGGTGGGTCTTCAAGATGACGTGGGTGATCGATTGGTTCGCCGTAGCGGTGGCGTTGGTGACTTTGCCTGCATTGACGATCTTTGTCGGCTGGCTGACGAATCGTGGCGTGGCGAATCATCCGCCATTGGAGATTTTGCGCGCGGAGGCGTGA